One genomic segment of Apostichopus japonicus isolate 1M-3 chromosome 23, ASM3797524v1, whole genome shotgun sequence includes these proteins:
- the LOC139964724 gene encoding pleckstrin homology domain-containing family A member 8-like isoform X2 — MPEMEGILYKWTNYVSGWQPRWFILDKGILAYYKSQDEVGQGCKGSVKLACCEIDVHGTDPTRVDLIIPGEQHFYVKGTSEAERQRWLVALGSAKACLTDSIVHQGKEESDSNMRSKMSELRLYCDLLMQQVASVKEACEEREQPDVEKLNQSTSLLSQTCGTFIDTLENCMQLANSSLNQHNSQNSVTDAAILSSVTPERKRTSSLRGHAVEDRYTPPTTNKYGIQTRYHNLEDMASRPRRHRSGDHARTSSTSSAESVPVEQSKKMSKEKSDTESRTSIKEKNEEAEVQTTSPRYKTFFSELQTKFSDIKLNQNDGIPTSTFLDACVCIVGIFDALNGTAFAPVKMDINGNIRKIRQKYKSDPDAYGILQDIVQQEVKDNTTTAKNSATDALMWLRRSLQFIKEMIKEISAGETDLNVVSNNAYSKSLKSYHGWVVRGIFALAAKAAPHLDDFIY; from the exons GTTGGCAACCAAGATGGTTTATTTTAGACAAAGGAATCCTAGCTTATTATAAATCACAAGATGAAGTTGGTCAAGGCTGCAAGGGATCTGTTAAGCTTGCTTGTTGTGAAATTGATG TCCATGGTACAGACCCAACAAGAGTAGATTTGATCATTCCTGGGGAACAACATTTCTATGTTAAAGGGACGAGCGAGGCTGAGAGACAAAGGTGGCTGGTGGCTCTTGGCTCTGCCAAAGCCTGTCTAACAGACTCGATCGTACACCAAGGAAAAG AGGAATCTGATAGTAACATGAGAAGTAAGATGTCAGAACTTAGGCTTTACTGTGACTTGCTGATGCAGCAAGTTGCTTCAGTGAAAGAGGCTTGTGAGGAGAGAGAACAACCAGATGTGGAG AAATTGAACCAGTCGACCTCTCTTTTATCCCAAACCTGTGGTACTTTTATCGATACGTTAGAAAACTGTATGCAACTTGCCAACTCATCGTTAAACCAACACAATTCACAGAATTCTGTCACAGATGCTGCTATACTGTCCTCTGTCACTCCCGAACGG AAAAGAACTTCATCTTTAAGAGGTCACGCAGTTGAAGACAG GTACACGCCACCTACTACCAACAAATACGGTATTCAGACGAGATACCACAATTTAGAGGACATGGCGTCCAGACCCCGACGTCACCGATCAGGAGACCATGCCAGGACTTCCAGTACAAGCAGCGCAGAGAGCGTACCAGTAGAACAGAGTAAAAAGATGTCCAAAGAAAAGTCTGACACAGAATCTAGAACTTCCatcaaagaaaaaaacgaaGAGGCTGAAGTCCAGACGACCAGCCCTAGATACAAGACATTCTTCTCTGAATTACAAACCAA aTTTTCTGACATTAAGCTGAACCAGAATGATGGCATTCCAACTTCCACATTCCTTGATGCCTGCGTCTGTATCGTTGGCATATTTG atgcttTGAATGGCACTGCCTTTGCACCTGTGAAAATGGATATTAATGGAAATATAAGG AAAATCCGTCAGAAGTATAAGAGTGACCCAGATGCCTACGGGATTTTGCAAGATATCGTACAACAAGAGGTGAAAGATAACACCACCACTGCGAAAAACTCCGCCACCGATGCCCTTATGTGGTTGAGGAG ATCTCTACAATTTATTAAGGAAATGATTAAGGAAATAAGTGCTGGAGAGACAGACCTTAATGTAGTATCAA aTAATGCATACTCTAAGTCACTTAAAAGCTACCATGGATGGGTCGTTAGGGGAATATTCGCG TTAGCAGCTAAGGCTGCCCCACATCTGGACGATTTTATCTACTAG
- the LOC139964724 gene encoding pleckstrin homology domain-containing family A member 8-like isoform X3, protein MPEMEGILYKWTNYVSGWQPRWFILDKGILAYYKSQDEVGQGCKGSVKLACCEIDVHGTDPTRVDLIIPGEQHFYVKGTSEAERQRWLVALGSAKACLTDSIVHQGKEESDSNMRSKMSELRLYCDLLMQQVASVKEACEEREQPDVEKLNQSTSLLSQTCGTFIDTLENCMQLANSSLNQHNSQNSVTDAAILSSVTPERKRTSSLRGHAVEDRYTPPTTNKYGIQTRYHNLEDMASRPRRHRSGDHARTSSTSSAESVPVEQSKKMSKEKSDTESRTSIKEKNEEAEVQTTSPRYKTFFSELQTKFSDIKLNQNDGIPTSTFLDACVCIVGIFDALNGTAFAPVKMDINGNIRKIRQKYKSDPDAYGILQDIVQQEVKDNTTTAKNSATDALMWLRRSLQFIKEMIKEISAGETDLNVVSNNAYSKSLKSYHGWVVRGIFALAAKAAPHLEDFIY, encoded by the exons GTTGGCAACCAAGATGGTTTATTTTAGACAAAGGAATCCTAGCTTATTATAAATCACAAGATGAAGTTGGTCAAGGCTGCAAGGGATCTGTTAAGCTTGCTTGTTGTGAAATTGATG TCCATGGTACAGACCCAACAAGAGTAGATTTGATCATTCCTGGGGAACAACATTTCTATGTTAAAGGGACGAGCGAGGCTGAGAGACAAAGGTGGCTGGTGGCTCTTGGCTCTGCCAAAGCCTGTCTAACAGACTCGATCGTACACCAAGGAAAAG AGGAATCTGATAGTAACATGAGAAGTAAGATGTCAGAACTTAGGCTTTACTGTGACTTGCTGATGCAGCAAGTTGCTTCAGTGAAAGAGGCTTGTGAGGAGAGAGAACAACCAGATGTGGAG AAATTGAACCAGTCGACCTCTCTTTTATCCCAAACCTGTGGTACTTTTATCGATACGTTAGAAAACTGTATGCAACTTGCCAACTCATCGTTAAACCAACACAATTCACAGAATTCTGTCACAGATGCTGCTATACTGTCCTCTGTCACTCCCGAACGG AAAAGAACTTCATCTTTAAGAGGTCACGCAGTTGAAGACAG GTACACGCCACCTACTACCAACAAATACGGTATTCAGACGAGATACCACAATTTAGAGGACATGGCGTCCAGACCCCGACGTCACCGATCAGGAGACCATGCCAGGACTTCCAGTACAAGCAGCGCAGAGAGCGTACCAGTAGAACAGAGTAAAAAGATGTCCAAAGAAAAGTCTGACACAGAATCTAGAACTTCCatcaaagaaaaaaacgaaGAGGCTGAAGTCCAGACGACCAGCCCTAGATACAAGACATTCTTCTCTGAATTACAAACCAA aTTTTCTGACATTAAGCTGAACCAGAATGATGGCATTCCAACTTCCACATTCCTTGATGCCTGCGTCTGTATCGTTGGCATATTTG atgcttTGAATGGCACTGCCTTTGCACCTGTGAAAATGGATATTAATGGAAATATAAGG AAAATCCGTCAGAAGTATAAGAGTGACCCAGATGCCTACGGGATTTTGCAAGATATCGTACAACAAGAGGTGAAAGATAACACCACCACTGCGAAAAACTCCGCCACCGATGCCCTTATGTGGTTGAGGAG ATCTCTACAATTTATTAAGGAAATGATTAAGGAAATAAGTGCTGGAGAGACAGACCTTAATGTAGTATCAA aTAATGCATACTCTAAGTCACTTAAAAGCTACCATGGATGGGTCGTTAGGGGAATATTCGCG TTAGCAGCTAAGGCTGCCCCACATCTGGAAGATTTTATCTACTAG
- the LOC139964724 gene encoding pleckstrin homology domain-containing family A member 8-like isoform X1 yields MPEMEGILYKWTNYVSGWQPRWFILDKGILAYYKSQDEVGQGCKGSVKLACCEIDVHGTDPTRVDLIIPGEQHFYVKGTSEAERQRWLVALGSAKACLTDSIVHQGKEESDSNMRSKMSELRLYCDLLMQQVASVKEACEEREQPDVEKLNQSTSLLSQTCGTFIDTLENCMQLANSSLNQHNSQNSVTDAAILSSVTPERKRTSSLRGHAVEDRYTPPTTNKYGIQTRYHNLEDMASRPRRHRSGDHARTSSTSSAESVPVEQSKKMSKEKSDTESRTSIKEKNEEAEVQTTSPRYKTFFSELQTKFSDIKLNQNDGIPTSTFLDACVCIVGIFDALNGTAFAPVKMDINGNIRKIRQKYKSDPDAYGILQDIVQQEVKDNTTTAKNSATDALMWLRRSLQFIKEMIKEISAGETDLNVVSNNAYSKSLKSYHGWVVRGIFALAAKAAPHLEDFIYFIAVNKEDIEKNDFMPSVIKDLSECGQAMEKITDILIKHYVDHNIESSDQV; encoded by the exons GTTGGCAACCAAGATGGTTTATTTTAGACAAAGGAATCCTAGCTTATTATAAATCACAAGATGAAGTTGGTCAAGGCTGCAAGGGATCTGTTAAGCTTGCTTGTTGTGAAATTGATG TCCATGGTACAGACCCAACAAGAGTAGATTTGATCATTCCTGGGGAACAACATTTCTATGTTAAAGGGACGAGCGAGGCTGAGAGACAAAGGTGGCTGGTGGCTCTTGGCTCTGCCAAAGCCTGTCTAACAGACTCGATCGTACACCAAGGAAAAG AGGAATCTGATAGTAACATGAGAAGTAAGATGTCAGAACTTAGGCTTTACTGTGACTTGCTGATGCAGCAAGTTGCTTCAGTGAAAGAGGCTTGTGAGGAGAGAGAACAACCAGATGTGGAG AAATTGAACCAGTCGACCTCTCTTTTATCCCAAACCTGTGGTACTTTTATCGATACGTTAGAAAACTGTATGCAACTTGCCAACTCATCGTTAAACCAACACAATTCACAGAATTCTGTCACAGATGCTGCTATACTGTCCTCTGTCACTCCCGAACGG AAAAGAACTTCATCTTTAAGAGGTCACGCAGTTGAAGACAG GTACACGCCACCTACTACCAACAAATACGGTATTCAGACGAGATACCACAATTTAGAGGACATGGCGTCCAGACCCCGACGTCACCGATCAGGAGACCATGCCAGGACTTCCAGTACAAGCAGCGCAGAGAGCGTACCAGTAGAACAGAGTAAAAAGATGTCCAAAGAAAAGTCTGACACAGAATCTAGAACTTCCatcaaagaaaaaaacgaaGAGGCTGAAGTCCAGACGACCAGCCCTAGATACAAGACATTCTTCTCTGAATTACAAACCAA aTTTTCTGACATTAAGCTGAACCAGAATGATGGCATTCCAACTTCCACATTCCTTGATGCCTGCGTCTGTATCGTTGGCATATTTG atgcttTGAATGGCACTGCCTTTGCACCTGTGAAAATGGATATTAATGGAAATATAAGG AAAATCCGTCAGAAGTATAAGAGTGACCCAGATGCCTACGGGATTTTGCAAGATATCGTACAACAAGAGGTGAAAGATAACACCACCACTGCGAAAAACTCCGCCACCGATGCCCTTATGTGGTTGAGGAG ATCTCTACAATTTATTAAGGAAATGATTAAGGAAATAAGTGCTGGAGAGACAGACCTTAATGTAGTATCAA aTAATGCATACTCTAAGTCACTTAAAAGCTACCATGGATGGGTCGTTAGGGGAATATTCGCG TTAGCAGCTAAGGCTGCCCCGCACCTGGAAGATTTTATCTACTTCATCGCAGTGAACAAGGAGGACATCGAGAAGAATGACTTCATGCCCTCGGTCATAAAGGACTTGTCCGAGTGCGGTCAAGCCATGGAGAAGATAACGGATATATTGATAAAGCACTACGTAGACCATAATATAGAGAGTAGTGATCAAGtctga